A region of the Bombus pyrosoma isolate SC7728 linkage group LG15, ASM1482585v1, whole genome shotgun sequence genome:
AGCAAAGCTATGGATCCTAGAGCAGATATAATTTTAGCTTATGAAATGAATGGGCAACCAATACCAAGAGATCATGGTTTTCCTGTTAGAGTAATTGTGCCAGGTGTTGTGGGCGCTAGGAATGTAAAATGGCTTGGTACTgactaataaatattataattaaacaataaaataattttgtaagcttttctgtaatttttatagCCAGAATAATTGTTTCGAAAGTTGAAAGCCCATCACAATGGCAACAAGGTGACTATAAAGGTTTCTCTCCCAGTACTGATTGGGATAATGTAGATTTTTCTAAGGCGCCTGCTATACAGGAAATGCCTGTGATTTCTGCAATTTGCAAACCAGAACATGCAGAAACAATCAAAGTGGTAAATGGAAAGATAAATGTGAAGGGTAAAGTATAGTTTTTAAGATTTCACTTATCTTTACAAcactaatattataattatacctTGACCAAAACGTTTTTGCAGGATATGCTTGGTCAGGAGGGGGCCGAAAAATCATCCGGGTTGACATAACAAATAACCAAGGTAAAACTTGGTATACGGCTGATTTAAATGCGGAAGATAAGAACGCTAAAGAAGGTCGATATTGGAGCTGGACATTGTGGAGTATAGATCTCCCTGTTAAAGAGGGaagtaaagaaatagaaatttgggCAAAAGCTGTAGATGCGTCATATAATGTCCAACCGgaaagtttcaaaaatatctggAATTTACGAGGTTTTCTTTGTAATGCATATCACAGAGTTAAAGTTAAATTAGAATACTAGAGTTACTTAGAGAACTTATAATAACAACTCAATACAGTAAAAGTTTTTGTACTtagtgagaaataaataacaatttcttttcactACAGAACATGtgtttgtaataaatgtgCTTTTTACAATAGTAtaatgtatttcatatttttaaactttaataccttctttattgaaataacTAGATATGTCATCCAAAGGTATTTGACAATTTGTTGAACTATTTATATCATGAATTTCAATCAAAGGTGGAGATTGTATTGCGGATTTACCAATTATAACAACATATGGGAATCCTGTTACGCGGGCGTGCATAAGACGATTTCCAATAGTTAAGTGTGTTCTATCATCAAGTATAATATCAGTATTTAATCGAGTTAAAACCTCTATTATGTCTTTCAAATATTGTAATGCGCTTTCTTCTTTGCTACCTACCTGTAAATTATAATGAGCTTTTagtatttattgtttgtaaaaaatattgtatagtGTATACCTTTGGTGGTATAATGCAAACAGTATATGGTGCTAAATTTTTTGGCCATCGTAATTCTTCTTTAGTAGATAATAATTCAGTCATGACTGTAAAAATACGACTCAAACCAAGTCCATAACAACCCATTACTAAGGGTTTTATTTCCTTGTTTACCCTTAATGTTACCTCTAAAGGTACTGTATACTTTGTATCTAATAGAAATGTATGTCCCAcctagaataaaaattaatcatttattacaGAATCTCAGATTagttcgaaaattaatttttcccatCACCTCAGCAGTTCTATTTTGCTCAAGTACACTCCCACATTCCGGACATTGTGATTCCTTGCACATTACTTTATTAATGCTGTACTGACAAGATAAGCATGTATAAACATTATCTTCACCAATACTACTTATATAATGATATTCATGAGACATTGAACCTCCAAATGTTCCTGGATCACCAATAGCTgcaaatatgaataatattaatagaagaaacatgaaattgcattatttatttccttatttatacCTTTTATATGTGTTATTcctattttcttaaatatattctcATAAGTTTCACATACAAGTGCATATGTTTCTTTTGCTCTGTCCAAATCTATATCAAACGTGTACAAATCTTTCATGATAAATTCTCTACTTCTCAAGAATCCCAATTTTGGTTTCATTTCATCCCTCCATTTGttagaaatttgatataatctTAAGGGAAACATTTTTGGTGATAATGATCCTACTGATGACACTACAGAACAAATTGCTTCTTCGTGTGTCTATAGAAACATgacaaatttattgaattattttttattcttcaactTATTAATCTACTATCTGATATcttcaataattatatttactggACTAAGTATATATTCCCTCCGAGATCTGTCTcgtaatttaaagaattcatttatattatcattaaacCTATTTGATTTTCTCCATAAGTGTGTGGATGTTAAAGCTGGAAGTAATAACTTTTGAGCTCCAATCTTTTCCACTTCGGTATCAACGAgtgctattaatttatttaaaacacgTAAGCCTAAGGGTAGAAATGCATACATTCCATTGGCAACTTGTTTGATCAACCCATATTTAACTAAGTTCTGcaattaatgatataaaaaatatacattataattaataaatattgaacaatacaaataaaaacaaacgATGAAATACAAAGAGTACTTCGTAGCTTTTCGAAGAAAGTTCTGTTTTTTTACTGGTGGTGATCGTAGATGTAGCCGGTTGAAATAAATGcgataatttgtttatattacgAATCGGTAAACTTGACATATTGAAATAATCttggataaaatattgtagttaaatgtatatacaatacacTAGAATAAGTGTATCTTACCAATTAGTCTCTGATTTTACGCTCTACACATTCGCATCGACTACATACATTCGCGTCAACTACACACATTCTTGGTCAATGTTTTTAGGTCCAGTAATATACGGTTCGTGGATACACTAATCATGTTCGTAATAAtgattagaaaattagaaacagaCTAAACAATCCAAAGAATGACAGATagattctttcaaatttttcagcTTTTAGgttattttctttgattttaatttcttcctccACGATTGTTGTTTAATGCTGTAATCGCGAGTTTGTTGTCGGTTTgagaaaatttctcaattcCTATAGTTTTCGTCAGAAAATGTAACACCACGAAATAGGGTCAAGTTGATCCGAAACAAATGGAATTTACAGTTGGTGAAATGGAGGGAAAGAAATTGGAATTATCTTTCCAGGATAAAATCCTTTCTGAAAATGTCAATCAGGCCGATCCCAGTGTAAAATCAGATGTTTCGATTGCAGAAGGTACGATTTAAGGAGTTCTGTTTAACGAAaatctaatatatattatttttcgaattgcttaaataaaaatatttcaaatggtaactgtttaaaacttttaatattgcTTCTTTGATTAACATTTTTAGATATCAATCCTATAACTCaacaagatataaaaatacatgaaGAAACAATGCCAATTCATGAGGAGCTTGTACAAGACAGCACTGATGAAATTAGAGGAGATTCAGTATTAGTAAAGAACAgtgatgaaaagaaatatcaattgATAGAGAGAAACAATATTGACACAACTGTAAAAAGTTCCACATCTTTAAGTAATTTCACAAGTGAGTTTATAAAATGTCAGACATCTGTTGATACAATCCTTCCACAAGAAAAGTGTCTTCAGAAATCATCTTCCTGTAATGATATTAGATTATCTTCAACAACATTATATGATACATTGATATGTACATCTTCAGATACAATTTCTAATCATAATGTAAGGTCTATATCACCAAATACAATATGTAatgatgaagaagaaataatttttaatactaaatTGTATATGGAGGAACATGAAAcaaaatcgttgaaaaatattgttggTATAGACACACATGAAAACTGTGAggttaaagaaaatattagagaaacggaagaagaagTATATCATTCTAATGCAAATGGAAAATTACTAGTAAATAATGATCAAGCTCCAAGAAATTTagttaaatatgaaaagaattttaatgaagaaCAAAAACCATGTGAAATTATCAAGGATACTAAGATACAGAGCAATGTAATATCTAGACCAACTTTGGTCGATGACAGCAGATTGGTGAAAATTTCACTGCCAACAAATCCAATTAACATAATGCAATCAAATGCTCAGTTTCTAAACAAAAGtcgtaactttttaaattttattacagaaaaatcTACAAACATCATGGAAAAAGCACTGTTACCACAACATATAGCAATGAGATATAATTCAGTAATGAAATCTGTagataatatttgtaatgaGAAAAGGTATACAGAAGAATCTTCTGGTATGGAATCCTCTTTGATAGGATCAGCATTCAATAATACATCAGATtcgtttttaaaaacaaaaagtatttcttaTGTAACAAAAGGTCAAATGGATGTGCAAACTGTAGAAaatgaatatgtaaaaaatgatgaaaataaaaacacttTCATGTTAAGTTCGAATGAAACTATAAGTGGAAATATTGaacaaaatagtaaatatttaattacaaatgaatACATCTTTGATCAAAATAATGTCATTGATCATTCCCctaaattaaaagattcaaaaCAATCAGAATCCTCTTTCGTCAGTAACaatgttaataaaacaaatgataaTGTACCTTGTGCAAATACAAATAGGAATCACAATCTTAATTTTGTGGTATTAAATCCTGGAGGCAACAATATAGAGGAAGCTATTACtgatacaatatataaaaaagaagaagcaagtGCTGATTTTGAAGAATCAAAACAGAGTTTATTGCAACATCCAGTTTATCTTACTTTATTAAAAGACTATGCGGATTTAAAATCTAAGCACTTGAAGCTACAAGAAAAAGTTGGACACCTGGAAGAAAGGAATCGAATTTTGGAAGCAGAAAACAAAGGAGAGATCTTTTCTGTGCAAATAGAAACATTAGAAAAGACAATAAACAGACTTACACTTGAATTGCACACATCATTAGAAGCACaggaaatgtataaaaaagagTACAGTGCTGCAAATAAAGAAAGGGAAAGCATGGTAATGAAATACGCAGTTAGTGAGAAACAACTTATTGATACACAAAGGTACATCGAAATTTATATAgcttttatcaatatattttataattatttaatatctcctttttttatcttacTGTCATTAGGGCGAAGGAATCTGCAGAAcgtaaagtaaaagaaatgaCAATGCAACAAGAGACACTGCATAGTAAACTACGAAAAATGCAAGGGGAACGagttaaaatatgtaatattctaACCGGAAAACATCGCGAAGTAACTGATCTTCAGAgagaagttgaaaaattaaaggaagatGTAAAGATGAGGGATATAAAGTTACAATGGACTCAGAACAAACTGAAAACAGAAATGGATTTGCAAAAGGAAACTCAACAAAAATTAGACAAAGCCACGGTAATAACGCTAAGAGAAGGtagtttattgttttgtatataattttatatcagttttgtttttttttttttatagatcaGGATCAACGAAATGAAGGAAGAATGCGAACAAGTCCGCAAAGAAACACAAGAAACAATgcgaaaatttcaacaatCGGAAGAGAATAAAGCAGTCACATTAGATCAACAATTAAAGGAACAACAGGCacgtttaattttagaaagaCACGTCACTGAGGATAAAGAAATGTTGAGGGTTCAATTACAAAAGGAAGTAGATACATTGAAACACAGACAACAAGTTCtaattgaagaaaacaacacgCTTAGTTTAAAGATACAGGATGTTGAAAAAAACCGCTTAAACTATGAAAGTAAtctgaataatttgaaaatcataATAGATCAACgtcaaaaagaaattacagaaCTACTAAGTAAAGTATCTGAGTTAGAATCATTGAAGACTCAGCTTCAACAGTGGGTATCACTCTTGTAAAGTTATGATTTTAGtttgttttatgtttatcttattagtaatttgtttcttttttttaacatagTAAAAATCAATACTTAGCATCAACGGAAGTAGAGATCCAACATTTACGTTTGGCTAATGAAGAATTACAGGCTGATATGTCTGCGTGccaaaagaaagaagcagagATGCTGGACTTCACGCAAAAATTGACTGATAAAAATGTACGGCTACAATCGGAGTTTACAGCCATTGAAGCCAGAGCAAAACAATTAGAACAAGAGCATGGACCATTATATCAACGTATAAGTGAATTAATTGATAAAGTGAAGGCATTGGAAGAAAATCTTGCTGGAGAAAAGAAAGCGAGAATCGAAGAAAGCGAAGTTTTAGAAAGGTGTCTTACGGAACAAACGCAGGCAGCGAAAAATCTTGCTCAGCAATTGGAAGATAGTCAAGGAGAAAATGCGGTGTTAAAGAGGAAACAACAACTAAGTATGAAGGAAATGACGCGTGAGCTTCAACAGTGTCGGAAAAAATTAGATGCGTTTGAAACATCAATACCTTATAATTCGTTGAGTGTTGCATCTAGAACTggatcaaatatttcattaaatacagGTTTTTAAATAcgagatttaaatatttatacatgttTTGACATGTTATtgtatcgatatttattattattattactttattttttattattattttaggaGATGCTTTAAATGGTGCCTTATCCGATAACAGTATCAATGGTGACCAAAGTATTCAGCCTACAGAGCCTAGTAGACAATTGTTAATAGATCGTATTATAAAGTTACAAGAGAGTAATGCTAGGAAAGCAGAAAAACTAGATTTTTTTGAGGAACACACTCGAATATTAGTTGAAGAATtgcagaagaaaaagaaaatcatacaaacttatattttacatGAGAATATTGGTGCCATGGGTGGCAATGAGAGAGATAAATACAAGGTAAATTTCATCTTTAGACTTTTGAATCTTATAGATGCAGTGGAACTCCATTTAtatgaacgaaattttagtagTGCCTGATTAACTGAACTTTAGCTATGTGGCACACTCTCATATTTTGTGGTATATTCTCacattattatgtatttaagaaCAAATGTTTTGTGGAATCTTCTTATATGAACATGAACTCTTATTAACTGTATGAAAAGTCATAGGTAGTGAACAAAAATAGGGCATTTCCTATTATATGAACGACCTGATTATATGGACTAATTTGTTCCCCAATAGGTTTATATAAACGGAGTTATtctacattataaatattatgaattttatattatattacatttcacTTTTTATGTGCAAGCATATCAAGAGCAGGAGAAATGCAGTAagtttaataagaaaaatttaaactaTCATTGTAACTTTCGtggtaatttataaatctaaataatcaTAAGTTTCGTTTagttttaattgttattgaaTTACAGGCTGAATTAGCAAGACATGGAGGAATAATGGCCTCTGTCTACAATCAACGAGTTTCGGATGATAATATGACTCTTGAATTATCActagaaataaatcaaaaactCCAAGCGGTGCTCGAAGATGcattatttaagaatattactCTAAAGGTAAATGTAGAAATGTAAAacatattatatctataaatgAACTTGTTATTCTAACTCATCGTTATCCTTTTAGGATAACATCGATACTCTCGGTGAAGAAATAGCAAGGTTAACGATGCAGAACCAACAAAGGCAAAATACACATTAAAAGTATATTAGGACAACATACTTGTACTTATATTGTAAAGATAACGAAATATCAAATGCATGTGTTAAAAACGTGGAGATAGGCAAATTATCGATTAAGAAACttggtatatatatacatatactaatATTAACTTTAATGTCTTATACCGAATATACAtaaagttacatttttttctataaaatacacataaaaaatcatcattttaagtaaaattaatctttcaaaataatttgaaagatatattctttttcaattcaaaatggatataataatttcgtgaTTACCTTTTCATCCGAatgtttttaatgtatttttcatgtaTTATATAGTAGTttttatcatatacatattgtaaaaAAGGTACTTTGGTATATCATTTTAGTTCCTTTGTTATTTAACTGATGGTTGATTTCCATTACAACTGATATTGTGTTTCAGTATCAAAAAAAAACAGCTTTATTATATCTAGTCAAAAATGTTGATACTTAAAAGAATtcattaaagtattaaatgcAGAATGTaggatatttttgataaatattggCATTgtattataacgtgtaaaaataatttgtttttcacgTGAACCCCTgtttatttacttaattattctATACAAATTTCCGATTTTTAAAGGACATTCCATATTGTTGATATCATtaagaatttgtaatatatgcCAATGAAAATGTTTAGTAAGAACTTGTTAATATTGTATTagttttatgtatgtataatacatttaatttattaaataagtacGCTACAATAGTAATTAAGgattctatatattatatctgatgtaaaaattgtaaacctctatagaaacaaaatatgacatggtattgtataaaataattaaaaaaatattccaatttattctaaatgaacaaatttgaaatttcttataaattattttcattttaatatcataaagAATGATTCACTTACCGTATGTGTATCCCTTACTTATTATAAACGAATACACatcaaacatataaaaataataatcgaaaaacttacataacataatttttataaatttattcgcaATAAACCATAAGAACATAAAGACTCCGTATTACACGAAATAtatgagaagaaaaagattctaattatttctaatgcaataattttacaataataataataaaaaaagatttgaaTGAAGTAGGTTTGTTCACGCATTTAATGACAACCTGTACtacataatataaagtatttgaTTATAACAAGGCGAAGCAGACCTtgtgattttataattatatttttcttgtatttttccattttcttttcttgtcgtcagataattatgaaactattatattacttttactcCATCTAATAAGAGGAACACACCTATTACTTCATAGCAAGTTCTTTTTTTCGAGAAGTACCTCTCGTTATTTGCCATATATATAAGACACATTTTATTCCTTCGGACAAATAATTCTGTTTTTAAACTTGTGTTTTGTTCTCCCTTGTTCTTTACTCTCTTCTTTAATGGCATCTTCATTCTGTATATACACTATGCACAGcacttataattttacaaagcaTTTTGCTACCGAAATTTACAATCGAGTAAGTAAATTACCATTTAAATTGCGATTTAATCAAAAGTAGGTGTATATGTTTAGTTCTTACGTATCTCGCGAGTACatagtacatatgtatgtgctTATGTGTTTACACGTGTGTACCTGTgtgtctatatatatataacaatcacatatgtatatgtatatatatatatgtaatgaaTATTGCTTTTTGTACATTGTATCGTGGTATGTATACACATGTACGTGAACTTACGTGCTACATTTCACCTTATTCTTAAGGGTCATCTTACTCTGAAGAATCACTGATTAATTCGCAGTTTGGACAATCTCAAGCGATGATTTACAAAAAcgttatgaatatataataatgatgCTCTGTTTTGTCCAACTACTAACACGGCTCCGTTCATTAGCCACGGTACGATTATCGTTTCGCAAATTAGCGAACAGTGTCACAACTTAATCGGAATACATACACGTGAGTTTGATTGCGACTACTAGGGCGAACAATAATTTGTTGCTCTTTTAGCTTCTTACGACTTGACCTGAAAATAATCATACTTTCCGCggtatttaacaaatttctatacagtttatttcaattactcCTCTCTCTTGAATCGAATAATACTACATTTGTCGTTTTACTATGCCTTGTGGTTTTGGTACCTTTTAACAGCTACGAaatcctttctcctttttgtATAGAGTTTATGAAACAAcataatcaaaaataaattttaattttaaaattgatttacgaCATTGATCCAGTTGATTCATATAGATATGTACTtacaattcaatttaaattcataatcGATATAAATCAAGCTTTGAGACAGATGAAGATCGTTAAAGAAAGTGTGAATGATTTGTGTGTAAGTGTTTAACAAAACTGAATACCAGCTAGACACGATTCAAAACGGCATATTTGACAtctaaaatatcttgaaaatacttttgaaactaatattttcgatgtaaatattttttcaaaatcctataactaaatttaataagaagataaatttgataatatgtaattggtttacaaagtatttaattttaaaattgctctCGTATGAAGATCATAAGGAAGAAACATAAGTACATTTTTGTtgacgtttttatttttatggcatttaaaaagatatattttaacataaaatagcTAAAAATATAGAGTATCTCTTAGGTTCAGAGAtatagttaataatattttgtagaagctaaatttgtaattgttaacagaaatattactttaatattctaacaagcaatatttttaaggTTATAAAAAgcatgaaaaaattatgtttagcCTAAAAGCCAAATAAAAAGACACTTTTGGACTAATTTAATATCgtactgaattttaaaattgctacCCCGTTAAAAACTGGGAAATGTATCTGATTTGTCGTTTCTTTTCCCGTGGtcttcatataaaaataagaaaatgtaacTTATCATGTCCTTTGTCTGTCTTCGTCTGGTTTAAAATACCTGTTTCGATAGACAACACAAGAAACATTCCAAATTATTAACCATTGCCCGTTGCTCATTGCTGTTCCACCAGATCGATCGTATATACTTGCAGCTCGTCTAACctttaaaaagaatagaaagagtTCCCGTACTTTTAACCGTCGTAACGTAAGATTTCGAAATTCCCCCACGTAAATTTGCCACCCTTAAAGCACGCCGGCTCTCGAGCGCGTTAATTTTGCCAGGCGAATTGATTTTGACCCTGCCATGGCTATAGTCGTTCGCTCTCGCAGTCGCAGCCCGTTCCTGCATTAACTCTGCCCAGTTAGATCGAAGTTGCGAACCACCAAGAGGGAGAGCCCCGGGATCAGCAAGAGGAACGAGAGCCAGAGAACGAGGGAGGGAACAAGAGAGATACGTGGTTTAAAGGGAACGTGTTAGCTATGTGAG
Encoded here:
- the LOC122575630 gene encoding probable proline--tRNA ligase, mitochondrial isoform X1; this encodes MSSLPIRNINKLSHLFQPATSTITTSKKTELSSKSYENLVKYGLIKQVANGMYAFLPLGLRVLNKLIALVDTEVEKIGAQKLLLPALTSTHLWRKSNRFNDNINEFFKLRDRSRREYILSPTHEEAICSVVSSVGSLSPKMFPLRLYQISNKWRDEMKPKLGFLRSREFIMKDLYTFDIDLDRAKETYALVCETYENIFKKIGITHIKAIGDPGTFGGSMSHEYHYISSIGEDNVYTCLSCQYSINKVMCKESQCPECGSVLEQNRTAEVGHTFLLDTKYTVPLEVTLRVNKEIKPLVMGCYGLGLSRIFTVMTELLSTKEELRWPKNLAPYTVCIIPPKVGSKEESALQYLKDIIEVLTRLNTDIILDDRTHLTIGNRLMHARVTGFPYVVIIGKSAIQSPPLIEIHDINSSTNCQIPLDDISSYFNKEGIKV
- the LOC122575630 gene encoding probable proline--tRNA ligase, mitochondrial isoform X2, giving the protein MSSLPIRNINKLSHLFQPATSTITTSKKTELSSKSYENLVKYGLIKQVANGMYAFLPLGLRVLNKLIALVDTEVEKIGAQKLLLPALTSTHLWRKSNRFNDNINEFFKLRDRSRREYILSPTHEEAICSVVSSVGSLSPKMFPLRLYQISNKWRDEMKPKLGFLRSREFIMKDLYTFDIDLDRAKETYALVCETYENIFKKIGITHIKAIGDPGTFGGSMSHEYHYISSIGEDNVYTCLSCQYSINKVMCKESQCPECGSVLEQNRTAEVGHTFLLDTKYTVPLEVTLRVNKEIKPLVMGCYGLGLSRIFTVMTELLSTKEELRWPKNLAPYTVCIIPPKNTLNYWKSSYARPRNRIPICCYNW
- the LOC122575630 gene encoding probable proline--tRNA ligase, mitochondrial isoform X3 → MSSLPIRNINKLSHLFQPATSTITTSKKTELSSKSYENLVKYGLIKQVANGMYAFLPLGLRVLNKLIALVDTEVEKIGAQKLLLPALTSTHLWRKSNRFNDNINEFFKLRDRSRREYILSPTHEEAICSVVSSVGSLSPKMFPLRLYQISNKWRDEMKPKLGFLRSREFIMKDLYTFDIDLDRAKETYALVCETYENIFKKIGITHIKAIGDPGTFGGSMSHEYHYISSIGEDNVYTCLSCQYSINKVMCKESQCPECGSVLEQNRTAEVGHTFLLDTKYTVPLEVTLRVNKEIKPLVMGCYGLGLSRIFTVMTELLSTKEELRWPKNLAPYTVCIIPPKVKEMIKIE